One Sciurus carolinensis unplaced genomic scaffold, mSciCar1.2, whole genome shotgun sequence genomic window carries:
- the LOC124975433 gene encoding olfactory receptor 4P4-like, protein MGKKGSPVSLYISPWEKNGNENATEFILLGLFTNEDVKATCTVIFSLCYLEILSGNLAILLTIRGGNLGEQPMYFFLSYLSFMNICFTSTVAPKLITDLLVQWNTISFSGCMCQMFHAHFFGATEIFILVAMAYDCYVAICRPLHYVVIMSRRVCYILVMASVIGAFIHSLMQVLTIIQLPFCGPNQIDHYFCDIFPLLKLSCTDTRLLKIIIITTTGVLSILTFVALVISYVIILSTLRTHSSEGCCKALSARVLHIMVVLMFFLPLIFTYVPMADSVSNDKVSALFYTMIIPLFNPLIYTLRNADMKNDMRKEWGPQRLSEGN, encoded by the exons atggggaagaaaggtagtCCAGTTTCCCTTTATATTAG CccatgggaaaaaaatggaaatgaaaatgctaCTGAATTTATTCTTCTGGGACTATTTACCAATGAGGATGTGAAGGCTACCTGCACTGTGATATTTTCACTTTGCTATCTTGAAATTCTTTCAGGAAACCTGGCCATTCTTCTCACCATCAGGGGAGGCAACCTTGGTGAGcaacccatgtactttttcctcagctaCCTGTCCTTCATGAATATCTGTTTCACTTCCACAGTGGCTCCCAAACTGATCACAGACTTACTGGTTCAGTGGAACACCATCTCCTTCAGTGGCTGCATGTGCCAGATGTTTCATGCCCACTTCTTTGGAGCCACAGAGATCTTTATCTTGGTGGCCATGGCCTATGATTGCTATGTAGCCATCTGTAGACCCCTTCACTATGTGGTCATCATGAGCAGAAGGGTGTGCTACATCCTTGTGATGGCTTCTGTCATTGGAGCTTTTATCCATTCACTGATGCAGGTGTTGACCATTATTCAACTTCCCTTCTGTGGCCCCAATCAGATAGACCACTATTTCTGTGACATCTTCCCCCTGTTGAAGTTGTCCTGCACTGACACGAGGCTCTTGAAAATCATAATCATTACCACCACAGGGGTACTGTCCATTCTGACCTTTGTTGCCTTGGTAATTTCTTATGTCATCATCCTGTCCACCTTGAGGACTCACTCATCTGAGGGCTGCTGCAAAGCCCTCTCCGCCCGTGTCTTGCACATCATGGTTGTGCTTATGTTCTTCTTGCCCCTCATCTTCACCTATGTTCCCATGGCCGATTCTGTCAGCAATGACAAAGTGTCTGCTCTGTTTTATACCATGATCATCCCCTTGTTCAACCCTCTCATCTACACACTGAGAAATGCAGACATGAAGAACGACATGAGGAAAGAGTGGGGCCCACAGAGATTGTCGGAAGGGAATTGA